The Synechococcus sp. RS9909 genomic interval GCCCGCTGAGGAGGTGCCGCTCCTGCAGAAGGAACTGATTCAGAAAGCCAACAGCCTCGGCATCCCGATCATCACCGCCACCCAGATGCTCGATTCGATGGCCTCCAGTCCGAGGCCCACCCGCGCCGAAGTAAGCGACGTGGCCAACGCCATTCTCGATGGCACCGATGCGGTGATGCTCTCCAACGAAACCGCAGTGGGGGATTACCCGATTGAAGCGGTGGAAACGATGGCGACGATCGCCCGGCGCATCGAGCGGGATTATCCGCAGCGCAGCATCGACAGCCATCTGCCGAGCACGATCCCCAATGCGATCAGCAGCGCGGTGAGCACCATCGCCAGCCAGTTGAATGCGGCGGCGATTCTGCCGCTCACCAAAAGTGGTGCCACGGCCCACAACGTGAGCAAATTCCGCCCTGCCGCACCGATCCTGGCGATCACCAGTGAAGTGGCCGTGGCCCGAAAACTGCAGTTGGTGTGGGGCGTGACCCCGCTGGTGATCGCCCAGCAGAGCACCACCTCAGGCACATTCACCACCGCCATGGCCGCCGCCCAGGACAAAGGCCTGCTGAAGGAAGGGGACCTGGTGATTCAAACCGCCGGTACCCTGGCAGGCGTCGCCGGCTCCACTGACCTGGTCAAGGTGGGCATCGTCAGTGCCGTGCTCGGCCAGGGCACGGGGGTGGGTCAGGGCACGGTGAGCGGCCGGGTCCGCCTCGCCCAGTGCCCGGGCGATGCCTGCAAGATCGAACGGGGGGAGATCCTCGTGGTGCATGACACCACTGCCGATGATGTCGACGCGATCCGCGACGCAGCCGCCGTGATTACCGAAGTGCCGGCTGCAACCTCCCATGCGGCCCTGATCGCCCAGCGACTCGGCACCCCCCTGATTGCCGGCGTGGCCCATGCCACCCGTCACCTGCTGGAAGGGGAAGTGGTGACCCTGCAGATCAAGGACGGGCTTGTGCATCGCGGCACCAGCATCAACACAGCCCTCTGATCCGCCAGGATCGCCTTAACCAGCAAGGGAACCCTGATGGCGCGCAAGCTACCGCTGAGGGACACCGTGGGCATGGCCCTCAACACCCTGCGGGCCAATCGGCTGCGCAGCCTGCTCACCATGCTCGGGATCATCATCGGCAACGCCTCGGTGATCAGCCTGGTGGGGGTGGGCCGGGGCGCCCAGAACCTGGCGGAAGACCAGCTCAGCAACCTGGGCGCCAACGTGCTGTTTGTGGTGCCAGGCAGTAACGACACCCGGCGGCAGGGGGTGGCGTTCCCGAAGACCCTGGTGCTCGAAGACGCGGAAGCGATTGAAGCGCAGGTGCCCAGCGTGCGTCGGGTCGCCCCCCAGATCAGCAGCAGCAACGTGGTGCAGGTGGGATCGCGCAGCGCCACGAGCTCCATCTCCGGTGTCACACCCGAGTTTCTGCCCGTGCGCAGTTTTGAAGTGGCCCGAGGTCGCTTCCTGTCTGAACAGGATCTTCAGGCCGCCCGCAGTGTGGTGGTGATCGGGCCCGATCTCAAAGACAAGCTGTTTCCCAGCGGGTCCGCCATCGGCCAGATGCTCCGCATCCGCAACCAGAGCTTTGAGGTGATCGGTGTGATGGCACCAAAAGGGGCCGTGTTCGGCAGCAATCAAGACGAAAATGCTTACATCCCCCTCACGACCATGGTGAGCCGGCTCACGGGCCGCGATCCCACCTATGGCGTCAGCCTCAGCTTCATCAGTGCTGAAGCCAACGACGAAGCGAGCACCGGTGCCGCCAAATTCCAGATCACCAATCTGTTGCGCCAGCGGCATCGCATCCTCCGGGAGGATGACTTCGCCGTGCGCTCTCAGAAAGATGCGCTCACGATTGTGAGCACCATCACCGGCGGCCTGACCCTGATGCTCGGCGCGATCGGTGGGGTCTCCCTTCTGGTGGGAGGCATCGGCATCATGAACATCATGCTGGTGTCGGTGAGTGAGCGCACCGAGGAGATCGGCCTGCGCAAGGCCCTTGGCGCCCGTCGCGCCGATGTGTTGTCGCAATTTCTGGTGGAATCCCTCGTGCTCGCGAGCCTCGGTGGCCTGGTGGGCACCGCGGTGGGTCTCGGCAGCGTTGCCGCCGTTGCTTCCCTCACGCCTCTGCCGGCGAGCATCGGCGCCAGCACCGTGTTGATCACGGTGTCACTGTCGGGCTCGATCGGCCTCTTTTTCGGCGTGGTGCCGGCCCGTCGTGCCGCCCGCCTCGATCCGATCGTGGCCCTGCGCAGCCTCTGAAGCCAGCGATCACGCGGTGGTCACACTTACAGTCGTGGGATCGAATGATGATTTATGAACCAGCGCTGGCGCCAGATCGCACTCTGGATTCTTCCCATCGGCGTCGCGCTTCTGCTCGGCTGGCAGCTGCTCGGCCAGGGTGGTCTGCAGGCGCTCCGGCCGGGGGGTCCCACCGTGGCACCGCGGAATGCGGCCGTGGCCCGCATGAGCTACGGACGTTTCCTTGATTACGTGGAATCCGGCCGCGTCACCGCTGTTGACATCTATGACGGTGGCCGCAATGCGGTGGTTGAGGCTGTGGATCCCGACCTCGACAATCGGGTGCAGCGCCTGCGGGTGGATCTGCCTGGCCTGGCGCCCGAACTGATCAACACCCTCAAGCAGGAGGGCATCAGTTTTGACATTCACCCACCGCGGACGACACCGCCCGCTCTGGGCATTCTCGGCAACCTGCTCTTCCCCCTGCTGCTGATCGGCTCCTTGATCTTTCTGGCACGTCGGTCCAGCGGGATGCCCGGTGGTCCTGGCCAGGCGATGCAGTTCGGCAAAACCAAGGCCCGCTTCGCCAT includes:
- the pyk gene encoding pyruvate kinase; this encodes MALIDLTRRTKIVATIGPATESPERIRELIQAGATTFRLNFSHGDHSEHATRIATIRQVASELSQHIGILQDLQGPKIRLGRFALGPITLAKGDAFALTSRSVSCDQQIATVTYDKLAAEVSAGSRILLDDGRVEMKVERVDQAEQTLHCTVTVGGVLSNNKGVNFPDVQLSVRALTEKDRIDLAFGLQQGVDWVALSFVRNPSDMQEIRELIRQHGFSTPVVAKIEKFEAIDQIDAILPLCDGVMVARGDLGVEMPAEEVPLLQKELIQKANSLGIPIITATQMLDSMASSPRPTRAEVSDVANAILDGTDAVMLSNETAVGDYPIEAVETMATIARRIERDYPQRSIDSHLPSTIPNAISSAVSTIASQLNAAAILPLTKSGATAHNVSKFRPAAPILAITSEVAVARKLQLVWGVTPLVIAQQSTTSGTFTTAMAAAQDKGLLKEGDLVIQTAGTLAGVAGSTDLVKVGIVSAVLGQGTGVGQGTVSGRVRLAQCPGDACKIERGEILVVHDTTADDVDAIRDAAAVITEVPAATSHAALIAQRLGTPLIAGVAHATRHLLEGEVVTLQIKDGLVHRGTSINTAL
- a CDS encoding ABC transporter permease, with protein sequence MARKLPLRDTVGMALNTLRANRLRSLLTMLGIIIGNASVISLVGVGRGAQNLAEDQLSNLGANVLFVVPGSNDTRRQGVAFPKTLVLEDAEAIEAQVPSVRRVAPQISSSNVVQVGSRSATSSISGVTPEFLPVRSFEVARGRFLSEQDLQAARSVVVIGPDLKDKLFPSGSAIGQMLRIRNQSFEVIGVMAPKGAVFGSNQDENAYIPLTTMVSRLTGRDPTYGVSLSFISAEANDEASTGAAKFQITNLLRQRHRILREDDFAVRSQKDALTIVSTITGGLTLMLGAIGGVSLLVGGIGIMNIMLVSVSERTEEIGLRKALGARRADVLSQFLVESLVLASLGGLVGTAVGLGSVAAVASLTPLPASIGASTVLITVSLSGSIGLFFGVVPARRAARLDPIVALRSL